A genomic region of Pseudopipra pipra isolate bDixPip1 chromosome W, bDixPip1.hap1, whole genome shotgun sequence contains the following coding sequences:
- the LOC135406310 gene encoding PHD finger protein 7-like yields MGLLCSFQRCFICGQSGATIACCQTDCDLSFHLPCVTQFMPPYRAFCPAHSPEQAVEATPEPGTQCLICLEPVEDRKTFNTLVCPACMTAWFHRDCVQVGVVLSPRGAQQGLSSTRGSLWLLVFLLQGQALRSGFLSLQCPICRNRHTFLRDMVTMGIRIPFRPPSWEGINVFTELGERHRHCDARECLFPGGRQEAEEEGPWELLWCSSCAAEGTHRPCSGLRDSITSWEWDGRAGLGTAPMEEPELDSPSLSTQSGLEPSHEPKTISPSTGNQVPSGMSPSSPAPETSNPSTTQQATSEQSLQSPSQEMSSPSTENQVTSDSSHSSSSEPEDSTCSSSPGPDLTQNCSCQQRRTPFHMAGPGLPMTVTASHIEF; encoded by the exons atggggctgctctgctctttccagaggTGCTTCATCTGTGGCCAGAGTGGGGCCACCATCGCCTGCTGTCAAACAGACTGTGACCTGAGCTTCCACCTGCCCTGTGTCACCCAGTTCATGCCACCGTACAG ggCCTTCTGCCCCgcacacagcccagagcaggcagtGGAGGCGACTCCAGAGCCGGGCACCCAATGCCTCATCTGCTTGGAGCCTGTGGAGGACAGAAAGACCTTCAACACCCTGGTGTGCCCGGCCTGCATGACCGCCTGGTTCCACAGGGACTGCGTCCAAGTAGGAGTGGTTCTGTCGCCCcggggggcacagcaggggctcagcagcaccaggggtTCACTCTGGCTGCTTGTGTttctcctgcagggacaggctctgCGCTCTGGATTTTTATCCCTCCAGTGCCCCATCTGCAGAAACAGGCACACTTTTCTCAGGGATATGGTCACCATGGGGATCCGAATCCCCTTCAG gCCACCATCATGGGAGGGCATTAATGTATTCACTGAGCtaggagagagacacaggcactgtgatgcccgtgagtgcctttttccaggaggcaggcaggaggcagaggaggaggg GCCCTGGGAATTGCTCtggtgctcctcctgtgctgctgagggcacCCACAGACCCTGCTCTGGCCTGAGGGACAGCATAAccagctgggaatgggatggccgtgctggtctgggcacag CCCCCATGGAAGAGCCTGAGCTTGACAGCCCCAGCCTGTCCACACAGTCAGGCTTGGAGCCTTCCCATGAACCCAAGACcatcagccccagcactggTAACCAGGTGCCATCAGGGAtgtctcccagttctccagcaccAGAGACCAGCAACCCCAGcaccacccaacaggcaacatcggAGCAGTCTCTGCAATCTCCCTCACAGGAgatgagcagccccagcactgagAACCAGGTGACATCAGACtcatcccacagcagctcctcagaaCCTGAGgacagcacctgctccagcagtccTGGGCCTGACCTGACACAAAACTGCTCGTGCCAGCAACGTCGGACCCCATTCCATATGGCCGGTCCTGGACTCCCCATGACAGTAACTGCGAGTCACATCGAGTTCTGA